A section of the Primulina eburnea isolate SZY01 chromosome 1, ASM2296580v1, whole genome shotgun sequence genome encodes:
- the LOC140837473 gene encoding probable serine/threonine-protein kinase SIS8 isoform X5, producing the protein MPVSEDTHWEAILVNRAADTKLLSFEQQALDMAFKLKPDSVNFVTLSMVQNLATSVSDYMGGPVSDPDKMLTAWRNHSYSLKANQGSMVIPLGSLTIGLARHRALLFKILADSLDIPCCLVKGQEFTGSDEVAMNIIKIGGREYIVDLMADPGTLIPSDALGAHIDRKGIFHVASSSGGVTSSLQDQPEFSAMHEISNFGENDFTEKESMDRGDILSLDVKGKQMKSREGKHGGADRSKIPFAVETGQEVHSRTNHPFPHARSPSWTEGISSPAAQQMKVNDVSQLMVDATKDNPMLAQKLHDVLLESGVVAPQNLFTQMYPEKLDFPPVDIEPVTQEKDKKVIGEKHRTKGYNILDPAFLPPLPHHGYRSRGTLDKPLDHQSNLKEAFGHCASSEYEVDLSKYKNNVPVAAAAAAAAAVASSMVVAVANANNDPKLQLPVATAATVTAAAVVATTAAVSKQYEILEMGIHSPDSPVAIFKSVECIRSEGDANATASEEGSGKQEHEGRLTSEGERISDRSVGNESSKSDSTLDDVADFEIPWEDITLGERIGLGSYGEVYRGDWHGTEVAVKRFLDQDKIGESLEEFKSEVLLMKRMRHPNVVLFMGAVTRPPNLSIVTEFIPRGSLYRLIHRPNNQLDERRRLRMALDAARGLNYLHTCTPLIVHRDLKSPNLLVDKNWVVKVCDFGLSRMKYNTYLSSRSTAGTAEWMAPEILRNEPSNEKCDVYSFGVILWELFTLRQPWGGMNPMQVVGAVGFQHRRLEIPDNMDPAVADIIRKCWQTDPKLRPSFTEIMALLKPLQKPITSKQGT; encoded by the exons ATGCCAGTGTCCGAAGATACACATTGGGAAGCTATTCTTGTCAATAGAGCGGCAGACACCAAGTTGTTGAGTTTTGAGCAGCAAGCATTGGACATGGCTTTTAAATTGAAGCCCGATTCTGTAAATTTTGTTACCCTCAGTATGGTGCAGAATCTCGCTACTTCAGTTTCTGATTATATGGGAGGCCCTGTTAGTGATCCTGACAAGATGTTGACTGCATGGAGAAATCATAGTTATAGTTTGAAAGCGAACCAAGGGAGCATGGTTATACCTCTTGGTTCTCTAACAATTGGACTGGCTCGTCATCGGGCTTTGCTTTTCAAG ATTCTGGCTGATAGTTTGGACATTCCTTGTTGCTTGGTGAAAGGACAAGAATTTACCGGTTCTGATGAGGTAGCAATGAACATCATAAAAATTGGTGGAAG GGAATATATTGTTGATTTAATGGCGGACCCTGGTACTCTTATTCCATCTGATGCCTTAGGAGCCCATATAGACCGTAAAGGCATTTTTCATGTGGCATCATCCAGTGGCGGGGTAACTAGTTCATTACAAGATCAACCTGAATTTTCAGCAATGCATGAGATATCCAATTTTGGAGAGAATGATTTTACGGAAAAAGAGTCTATGGACAGAGGCGATATTTTATCCTTGGATGTCAAAGGAAAGCAAATGAAAAGTCGGGAAGGGAAACATGGTGGTGCTGACAGGTCAAAAATTCCGTTTGCAGTAGAGACAGGACAGGAGGTCCATAGCAGGACTAATCATCCTTTTCCTCATGCAAGATCTCCTTCTTGGACCGAAGGCATTAGCTCTCCAGCTGCCCAACAAATGAAAGTGAATGATGTTTCACAGTTAATGGTTGATGCCACCAAAGATAATCCGATGCTAGCTCAGAAGCTCCATGATGTTCTACTCGAAAGTGGTGTTGTTGCACCTCAAAACTTGTTCACTCAAATGTACCCAGAGAAATTAGATTTTCCACCAGTGGATATCGAGCCTGTGACACAAGAAAAGGATAAAAAAGTAATTGGTGAGAAACATAGAACTAAGGGTTATAATATCCTCGATCCTGCTTTCCTTCCCCCACTGCCTCATCATGGTTATCGTTCTAGAGGCACTTTGGATAAACCTTTGGATCATCAGTCAAATCTGAAAGAAGCATTTGGACATTGTGCTTCATCAGAATATGAAGTAGACCTTTCAAAGTACAAAAACAATGTCCCTGTTGCTGCAGCAGCGGCCGCCGCCGCCGCAGTTGCGTCATCAATGGTCGTTGCTGTGGCAAATGCTAACAATGATCCAAAGCTTCAACTTCCTGTTGCGACTGCAGCTACAGTCACAGCTGCAGCTGTGGTTGCAACAACTGCAGCTGTTAGTAAGCAGTATGAAATCTTGGAAATGGGCATTCATTCACCAGATAGTCCTGTTGCCATTTTTAAGTCAGTTGAGTGTATAAGAAGTGAAGGGGATGCAAATGCCACTGCTTCTGAAGAAGGAAGCGGTAAACAAGAGCACGAGGGTCGGTTAACTTCAGAGGGTGAAAGAATATCAGATAGGTCAGTGGGTAATGAAAGTTCTAAATCTGATTCGACACTTGATGATGTGGCTGATTTTGAAATTCCATGGGAGGACATCACCTTGGGTGAGCGTATCGGGCTTG GATCTTATGGTGAGGTATATCGTGGAGACTGGCATGGAACT gaagttgctgtcaaaaggTTTCTCGACCAAGATAAAATCGGTGAATCTCTAGAGGAATTTAAAAGTGAG GTCCTattaatgaaaagaatgagaCATCCAAATGTAGTTCTCTTCATGGGAGCAGTTACTCGCCCACCTAATCTTTCAATTGTTACTGAATTTATTCCTAG AGGTAGTTTGTACAGATTAATTCATCGTCCAAACAATCAGCTAGATGAAAGAAGACGGTTGCGAATGGCCCTTGATGCG GCACGAGGATTAAATTATCTGCATACTTGCACCCCGCTGATAGTTCATCGTGATTTAAAGTCGCCAAACCTTCTTGTTGATAAGAACTGGGTTGTCAAG GTATGTGATTTTGGACTATCAAGAATGAAATACAACACGTATCTTTCTTCAAGGTCCACGGCTGGGACG GCAGAATGGATGGCACCAGAAATTCTAAGAAATGAACCATCAAATGAGAA ATGTGATGTTTATAGTTTTGGTGTCATATTGTGGGAGCTTTTCACTTTGCGGCAACCTTGGGGAGGAATGAACCCTATGCAAGTTGTTGGCGCTGTTGGTTTTCAGCATCGACGTCTTGAAATACCAGATAACATGGATCCAGCTGTAGCGGACATAATCAGGAAATGCTGGCAAAC AGATCCGAAGTTAAGACCATCGTTTACCGAAATCATGGCTTTACTTAAGCCTCTTCAAAAGCCTATTACCAGCAAGCAGGGGACCTGA
- the LOC140837473 gene encoding probable serine/threonine-protein kinase SIS8 isoform X4 has translation MKKFLKKLHIGSNHSEDAEGSSSSSKGSNRLLDVSPTEKSENNPFSAISGWLNSVTHRRSSSPPSYSDVPRIERRVETFDSVDSSSLDAALDAVRHDSEFGNSRDPDVEEEYQIQLALELSAREDPEAVQIEAVKQISLGSCPPENTPAEVAAYRYWNYNALSYDDKILDGFFDLHGILVGSTSSRIPSLIDLQGMPVSEDTHWEAILVNRAADTKLLSFEQQALDMAFKLKPDSVNFVTLSMVQNLATSVSDYMGGPVSDPDKMLTAWRNHSYSLKANQGSMVIPLGSLTIGLARHRALLFKILADSLDIPCCLVKGQEFTGSDEVAMNIIKIGGREYIVDLMADPGTLIPSDALGAHIDRKGIFHVASSSGGVTSSLQDQPEFSAMHEISNFGENDFTEKESMDRGDILSLDVKGKQMKSREGKHGGADRSKIPFAVETGQEVHSRTNHPFPHARSPSWTEGISSPAAQQMKVNDVSQLMVDATKDNPMLAQKLHDVLLESGVVAPQNLFTQMYPEKLDFPPVDIEPVTQEKDKKVIGEKHRTKGYNILDPAFLPPLPHHGYRSRGTLDKPLDHQSNLKEAFGHCASSEYEVDLSKYKNNVPVAAAAAAAAAVASSMVVAVANANNDPKLQLPVATAATVTAAAVVATTAAVSKQYEILEMGIHSPDSPVAIFKSVECIRSEGDANATASEEGSGKQEHEGRLTSEGERISDRSVGNESSKSDSTLDDVADFEIPWEDITLGERIGLGSYGEVYRGDWHGTEVAVKRFLDQDKIGESLEEFKSEVLLMKRMRHPNVVLFMGAVTRPPNLSIVTEFIPRGSLYRLIHRPNNQLDERRRLRMALDAARGLNYLHTCTPLIVHRDLKSPNLLVDKNWVVKVCDFGLSRMKYNTYLSSRSTAGTWWFL, from the exons ATGAAAAAATTTCTGAAGAAACTTCACATAGGTTCCAATCATTCTGAAGATGCAGAGGGTTCTTCCTCATCATCAAAGGGTAGTAATCGGTTGCTTGATGTTTCACCAACTGAAAAGTCTGAGAACAAtcccttttcagcaatttcagGATGGTTGAATTCCGTTACGCATAGGCGTAGTTCTAGTCCTCCCTCCTATTCCGATGTTCCAAGAATTGAAAGAAGGGTAGAAACTTTTGATTCTGTGGATAGTAGTAGCTTGGATGCTGCTTTAGATGCAGTGAGGCACGATTCCGAGTTTGGCAACTCGAGGGATCCTGATGTAGAGGAGGAGTATCAGATTCAGTTGGCTTTGGAATTGAGTGCAAGGGAGGACCCTGAGGCTGTTCAAATTGAAGCTGTAAAGCAGATTAGTTTGGGTTCTTGTCCTCCTGAAAATACACCTGCTGAAGTCGCTGCTTACCGTTATTGG AATTACAATGCTCTTAGCTACGATGACAAGATTCTGGATGGTTTCTTTGACCTACATGGCATTTTGGTTGGATCCACTTCATCAAGAATACCTTCCCTCATTGATCTACAAGGAATGCCAGTGTCCGAAGATACACATTGGGAAGCTATTCTTGTCAATAGAGCGGCAGACACCAAGTTGTTGAGTTTTGAGCAGCAAGCATTGGACATGGCTTTTAAATTGAAGCCCGATTCTGTAAATTTTGTTACCCTCAGTATGGTGCAGAATCTCGCTACTTCAGTTTCTGATTATATGGGAGGCCCTGTTAGTGATCCTGACAAGATGTTGACTGCATGGAGAAATCATAGTTATAGTTTGAAAGCGAACCAAGGGAGCATGGTTATACCTCTTGGTTCTCTAACAATTGGACTGGCTCGTCATCGGGCTTTGCTTTTCAAG ATTCTGGCTGATAGTTTGGACATTCCTTGTTGCTTGGTGAAAGGACAAGAATTTACCGGTTCTGATGAGGTAGCAATGAACATCATAAAAATTGGTGGAAG GGAATATATTGTTGATTTAATGGCGGACCCTGGTACTCTTATTCCATCTGATGCCTTAGGAGCCCATATAGACCGTAAAGGCATTTTTCATGTGGCATCATCCAGTGGCGGGGTAACTAGTTCATTACAAGATCAACCTGAATTTTCAGCAATGCATGAGATATCCAATTTTGGAGAGAATGATTTTACGGAAAAAGAGTCTATGGACAGAGGCGATATTTTATCCTTGGATGTCAAAGGAAAGCAAATGAAAAGTCGGGAAGGGAAACATGGTGGTGCTGACAGGTCAAAAATTCCGTTTGCAGTAGAGACAGGACAGGAGGTCCATAGCAGGACTAATCATCCTTTTCCTCATGCAAGATCTCCTTCTTGGACCGAAGGCATTAGCTCTCCAGCTGCCCAACAAATGAAAGTGAATGATGTTTCACAGTTAATGGTTGATGCCACCAAAGATAATCCGATGCTAGCTCAGAAGCTCCATGATGTTCTACTCGAAAGTGGTGTTGTTGCACCTCAAAACTTGTTCACTCAAATGTACCCAGAGAAATTAGATTTTCCACCAGTGGATATCGAGCCTGTGACACAAGAAAAGGATAAAAAAGTAATTGGTGAGAAACATAGAACTAAGGGTTATAATATCCTCGATCCTGCTTTCCTTCCCCCACTGCCTCATCATGGTTATCGTTCTAGAGGCACTTTGGATAAACCTTTGGATCATCAGTCAAATCTGAAAGAAGCATTTGGACATTGTGCTTCATCAGAATATGAAGTAGACCTTTCAAAGTACAAAAACAATGTCCCTGTTGCTGCAGCAGCGGCCGCCGCCGCCGCAGTTGCGTCATCAATGGTCGTTGCTGTGGCAAATGCTAACAATGATCCAAAGCTTCAACTTCCTGTTGCGACTGCAGCTACAGTCACAGCTGCAGCTGTGGTTGCAACAACTGCAGCTGTTAGTAAGCAGTATGAAATCTTGGAAATGGGCATTCATTCACCAGATAGTCCTGTTGCCATTTTTAAGTCAGTTGAGTGTATAAGAAGTGAAGGGGATGCAAATGCCACTGCTTCTGAAGAAGGAAGCGGTAAACAAGAGCACGAGGGTCGGTTAACTTCAGAGGGTGAAAGAATATCAGATAGGTCAGTGGGTAATGAAAGTTCTAAATCTGATTCGACACTTGATGATGTGGCTGATTTTGAAATTCCATGGGAGGACATCACCTTGGGTGAGCGTATCGGGCTTG GATCTTATGGTGAGGTATATCGTGGAGACTGGCATGGAACT gaagttgctgtcaaaaggTTTCTCGACCAAGATAAAATCGGTGAATCTCTAGAGGAATTTAAAAGTGAG GTCCTattaatgaaaagaatgagaCATCCAAATGTAGTTCTCTTCATGGGAGCAGTTACTCGCCCACCTAATCTTTCAATTGTTACTGAATTTATTCCTAG AGGTAGTTTGTACAGATTAATTCATCGTCCAAACAATCAGCTAGATGAAAGAAGACGGTTGCGAATGGCCCTTGATGCG GCACGAGGATTAAATTATCTGCATACTTGCACCCCGCTGATAGTTCATCGTGATTTAAAGTCGCCAAACCTTCTTGTTGATAAGAACTGGGTTGTCAAG GTATGTGATTTTGGACTATCAAGAATGAAATACAACACGTATCTTTCTTCAAGGTCCACGGCTGGGACG TGGTGGTTTCTATAA